In the Paenibacillus sp. FSL H7-0357 genome, one interval contains:
- a CDS encoding RsmB/NOP family class I SAM-dependent RNA methyltransferase, with the protein MAAQLPGTFTQRMKELLGTEYEQFAETYKETPYGGIRANTLKISVKDLLALAPFELEPIPWCPTGFYTGEGARPGKHPYYHAGLYYIQEPSAMAPVELLDVQPGDRVLDLCAAPGGKSTQIAAKLQGEGLLVSNDLHPERTKALAKNLELYGVRNGIVLNESPERIAAAFPGFFDRILIDAPCSGEGMFRKDEDMVKQWEPGTPEKYAAMQRDILVSAAAALKPGGTLVYSTCTFAVEENEGTIADFLAAHPRFSPVPAGGTGSFAPGFGELPETARLWPHKVKGEGHFMAVLRHDGSLAPEEEDGDRDIALGIAARNKSGKASPSAKAAGGKTERGRGGKGGRAFGKSGNGSGREQQSIGEETRLAAYTDFFKEQLGWQPAGYPVWFGEHLYISPLPKEALDGLKTIRPGWYVGHVRSGRFIPGHPLATALHPEESCRSLSLSGSSGEAVSYLKGETLSIPAERLSVKSGSALKGYVLVCIDGYSAGWAKWQDGMLKNEYPAGWRWT; encoded by the coding sequence CCCGGCACGTTCACGCAGCGGATGAAAGAACTGTTGGGAACGGAGTATGAACAATTTGCGGAGACCTACAAGGAAACTCCTTATGGCGGCATCCGCGCCAATACCTTGAAAATATCGGTGAAGGACCTGCTGGCGCTAGCACCTTTTGAGCTGGAGCCGATTCCCTGGTGTCCGACCGGATTCTATACCGGGGAAGGCGCCAGACCTGGCAAACATCCGTATTACCATGCCGGCCTATATTACATACAGGAGCCGAGTGCAATGGCTCCTGTAGAGCTGCTTGATGTGCAGCCGGGTGACCGGGTGCTGGATTTATGTGCCGCACCGGGCGGCAAATCTACGCAGATCGCCGCTAAGCTGCAAGGCGAAGGTCTTCTGGTCAGCAATGATCTTCATCCGGAGCGGACCAAGGCTTTGGCCAAAAATTTGGAGCTTTACGGTGTCCGCAATGGCATTGTACTGAATGAAAGCCCGGAACGGATCGCAGCAGCATTTCCCGGGTTCTTTGACCGGATTCTAATCGACGCGCCATGCTCCGGTGAAGGCATGTTCCGCAAGGATGAAGACATGGTGAAGCAGTGGGAGCCGGGAACGCCGGAGAAATATGCGGCGATGCAGCGGGACATTCTTGTCTCTGCCGCTGCGGCGCTGAAGCCCGGCGGGACATTGGTCTATTCGACCTGCACGTTTGCTGTAGAAGAGAATGAGGGGACGATAGCCGATTTTCTGGCCGCACATCCCCGGTTCTCACCGGTTCCGGCAGGAGGCACAGGCTCTTTCGCCCCGGGGTTCGGCGAATTGCCGGAGACGGCCCGGCTGTGGCCGCATAAGGTCAAGGGCGAGGGGCATTTCATGGCCGTGCTGCGCCATGATGGAAGCCTCGCTCCGGAAGAGGAAGACGGAGACCGGGACATTGCGCTTGGGATCGCTGCGCGGAACAAGTCAGGCAAAGCATCACCTTCAGCTAAAGCAGCTGGAGGCAAAACAGAAAGAGGACGCGGCGGCAAAGGCGGCCGTGCATTCGGCAAATCCGGCAACGGCTCCGGCAGAGAACAACAAAGCATAGGAGAAGAGACACGGCTTGCCGCCTATACCGATTTCTTTAAGGAGCAGCTCGGCTGGCAGCCTGCGGGATATCCCGTGTGGTTCGGCGAACATTTGTATATCTCGCCATTGCCGAAGGAAGCCTTGGATGGACTGAAGACGATCCGTCCAGGCTGGTATGTAGGTCATGTGCGCAGCGGCCGGTTTATTCCCGGGCATCCGCTCGCTACGGCCCTGCACCCGGAGGAGAGTTGCCGCAGTCTTTCCCTGTCCGGCAGCAGCGGTGAAGCGGTCTCCTATCTTAAAGGCGAAACATTATCCATTCCGGCAGAACGACTGTCTGTGAAGTCAGGCAGTGCACTCAAAGGGTATGTGCTGGTCTGTATCGACGGGTACAGCGCAGGCTGGGCGAAGTGGCAGGACGGAATGCTGA